The Rubripirellula reticaptiva DNA window ACTGCGATTGGACGTTAGCGACGGCGTCGGCGAAGCCAAGATCGAGCAGCTTCGAGTAACTGATGCGACTGGAAAAACCTTGATTGATCTTCCCTAGTCGCAGGGCCGAATCCGACCGACCATTTCAAACTGGCCGGTGAGAACCGGCATGACGTTCTGCAGCCGACGCTATGCTAGTGGGAATTGACTGGTGCTGTCGCCGAACTCGTCTTTGGCGACACCCATCCGATTGATCAATTCCAAGTGCAGGTTCGCCATCGGCGTCGACGCAGCTAGACGCTGATGGGTGCCGTTTTTGATTCCCTTGGCTCCGCCGCCGGCAAAGATGATCGGCAGATCGTCGTGGTTGTGACGGTCGCCATCGCACAATCCGCTGCCGTAGACCAGCAGTGTGTTGTCCAGCAAAGTGGTTTGGTTGCCAAACTGATGCGATTTCATGGTGGCCAACAAGTAGGCCAGTTGTTCACAGTAGAACGTGTCGATCTTGGCGATCTTTTCGAGCCGTTCTTCGTCTTTCTTGTGGTGCGATAGGTCGTGGTGTCCGTCGCCAATTTCGATTTCCTTGAACGAGCGGTTGCTGCCGTCGTGTGCCAGCATCAACGTTGAAACTCGCGTCGTGTTGCTGGCGAGTGCAAGTGCCATCACATCCATCATCAAACGGATGTGTTCCCGATAGCTGTCGGGGATTCCAGCGGGCGTCGCGTAATCAGGATCCACTGGCATGCCAAACCGTTCGGTCTTCTCAATGCGAGTTTCTATTTCTCGGATGCCCGTCAAATACTCGTCAACCTTGCGACGATCATCCGAGCCCAAACTACGATTGAGGAATTCGGCTTCATCGCGAAGGAAGTCAATCACGGACTCTTGCTTCGTTTGACGGCGGGCGAAGTTGGCTGCTCGCTCGCCGTGAGAGCCCTCGCCGAATAGCCGTTCGAAAACTAGGCGAGGATTCGATTCAGGTGCGACCGGCGTCTGTTCGTCGGCCCATGCCAGGTTGTATTGGTAGGCACACGAATAGCCCGAGTCGCATTCGCCGCTGGTCCGTACACCGTCACAAGAGAGTTCCAGAGACGGCAGACGTGTTTGCGATCCAATTTGCTGGGCGACCAACTGGTCCGCCGAGACGCCGACGTGGATGTCAGCGCCGGATGTCTTGTGGGGACGCGCGGCGGTCAAGAAAGATGCATGGGCGCGGGCGTGGTCGCCGGCACCGTCGTTGTGAATGTAGGCTTCGCGATGTTCCAAGCCTGTGATGAATCGCATCGAATCACGGAATGGCTCTAGCGACTTAGTCGATCGATTGAATGTAAAGTCTGCGCCTTCGCCTTCGGGCCGCCAGTGCTTCATGTTGACCCCGTTGGGCACGTAGACATAGCACAACCGAGTCGCTTCGGCGGCAGCTTCGGTCTCGGCTGCTGCACGAGCGGATCCGGCCAGGCTAGGCAGCATCGGCAGTGCCAACGACAGACCCGATGCTCGCAAAAAACGGCGACGTGTTAGTGAAGTCGATGTGGGATTCATGGTTGGACTCGTGAAAGGACGACGTTGAGGGATCGCTCGGATCAGTCGGCGGAAATTAGCGCCACTGAATCGCTTTTCGGTTGATGGGTAAAGGGAACGCTACGGATGATCGACTCGATCAGAGTTTGCATTTGACCATCATCCGCTTTCAGTTTGGCAACAATTTGATCGACGGTCGTGGCATCACCAAACGTCAGGCCGCGACCGAGTGCAAACACAAGCATCTTTTCGGTCAGACAGCGATAAAAGTCCTCTCGCCGATCGTTGGCAAGCACGTCAGCAAGTTCGACTACGGAACTGAATTTCTCGCCGGTCATCAATACGCCAGTTGGGTCGATCTCCTTGTCGGGTTCGGCTTCCCGGCCGCGTCGTCCTGGCAAGCCAAGCTCCATCTCGCGGTACTGGCCGATCGCATTATAGTTTTCCAGTGCCAACCCCAGCGGGTCCATTCGACGGTGGCATGACGCGCACATGGGTTCGCGTCGGTGAAATTCAAGAATCTCGCGCAGCGACGCGTTCTTCATATCGCCACTCTTTGAATCTTCCAGCGCTGGAACGTTCGGCGGTGCAGGAGGCGCCGGCGTGCCGAGCAAGTTTTCGAGGATGAACAGCCCACGCTTGACCGGACTCGTCCGAGTCGGGTTGCTGGTCACCAGCAACATCGAGCCATGCGTCAAAATGCCTTTGCGATGACTGTCGGCCGGCAAATCGACTTTACGCATCTGGTCTCCCTTGACCCCGTCGATGCCATAGAACTTTGCCAGCGGTTCATTCAGGAAGCTGTAGTTGGCGTTGAGCAGTTCCTCGATCGGACGGTTTTCTTCGATCAAGTAACGAAACAACGTTTCCGTTTCTTGTTTCATCGAATCGCGAACCTGCCACGAAAAATCTTTTTCGTCGCCGCGATACGCTAACACCCGACGGACATCGATCGACACGCTGGTGACATCACGCGTTTTGAGCCATTGGCCGACGAAGTTAGAAACACCCGTTCGCATTCGCCATTCGTCTCCAATCATTCGTTTGATTTGAGCGTCAAGCTCCTGACGCAACTTTCCTTCGCCAGCCAACCGAAGCAACTCGTCGTCCGGCGGTCCGCCCCATAAAAAGTAGCTCATCCGGGTGGCCAGAGCGTAATCGTCGATCGGGTCGCCAAGTGCCGAGACCGGTGTGTTAGGAGGGATCGATGTGAGTTGGTTCGGCGAGATTGAATTTTCGATTCGGAACAAGAATCGAGGAGAAGCCAGAATCAGTTTCAATGAGGCGGCCAAGCCGTGTTCATAACCACTATCGGGAGCAGTGCGAGTTTCGCGTGCAATCGCGACTAGCCGATCGAGCGAACGGTCGTCGATAGGCCGGCGAAACGCCCGCAATGCAAAGCGTTCTAGCACCACGCGGCTCATTTGATCCAGTACTTCTTCGTCCGCGTCGATCGGCGGCGGTCCACCGACCAAAATTTTACTGCCCTTACGGTACTCTCGTTCGTCAGCGTTGAGCGGGCCGACCACGTTCGCGTTCGAGATTCGGAAACTGTACGAAGCGTCCTCCGCCTCGGGAAGTGTCTTGGCGTCGGCGTCGCGAGGCAGCGGTTTAAAGCGAATGCTCACGTGCAAAGGCTTGTCGGTGACCGTGACCTTGCCACGAAGATCGCCTTTGGTTTCGAAAAAGAAACCCGCCTTTGCTTTACCGATCTCAACCGTGTTCTCTTTGTCAACGTGGTGCAGCAAAATCAAGTCGGCGTTTTCACCCGTATTGGTCCATGCACCGTTGACTTCCCATCGCACGGCAATTTCGTAGTCGCCCGGTTTTTTAAGAGTTTCCACCAAATGGAAATCTCGCGACTGATCAAACTTGACCGTCTTCGACTGTTCGCCCTCCGGTGAATCGAGGTGCAAATGGTCGCTCCAGAAACGTTGTTCCGGTGGCGTCGCTCCTTCCAGTGGGATTGTGTCGTGAATGATCGACTCGGCCGCCAGCAGGTACTTTTCCAAAACCACAGGCGAAATGTGCAGCACTTCCCCGATCGTGTCGAATCCGTATCCCGTGTCGTCCGCAGGAAAGGCTTCGTTGCCGTCAAAGTTGACGCCGGTGAGTTGCTGGATAGTTTCGCGGTATTCGGAACGATTCAGACGACGCAGCACAACCTTGCCCGGATCAATGTTGTTGGTATCGAGCCGGAAGACTTCCTTTTGGATCCAATCAACCCATTCGCGACGCTCGTCCGGTTCCGGTTGGAACTCGTCCGCCGGAGGCATCGTTTCGGCTCGGATGTTTTTCCAGACCGCTTCCCAACGCTTCATCGTATCGTCGCCGTAGCTGCCATCGGCCAACGCATCAAAACTGAATCCGCCTTCATCGGCACCGTCGCCGTGGCAACCAAAACAACTGTCTTCGAATCGGTGGCGAAGGGTTTCGATGTCGGTCAACTGTTCGCCGTTAGCCGACTCGATTGCCGGTGCCCCGACGATGAACGCCAGGAACATGGTTGCTGGGCAAACCGCAGTTAAAAATGTTCGGGGACGGAAGTTGCGATGTGGATTGGCGGGCATCATGCGGTGGTATTCGGTAGAGGCGGGGACGCAGAGCAGAGTCGATCGCTGTGCGTGTCGAAGATTGTACGCTGCTGGCTACAAAACTGCTCTCGCTATCGCAGGGGGATGAAACGAATGGTCAAAGCGCACTCACAACGATGACACTAGACTCGATGGCAAATCGAAGTGATGACACTGTTCCTTTTTGCTGTTTCGCGTCTCGATCGTGAAACCGGCGTGTTTTGCCGTGTTTTGCGATGGATTCTGAGATTGTGAAACCCGTTGGCACGTTGGATGCAATTCGTTCCCTGTCAATGTCCGAGTCAGTTCGGATGTTTGGCTTCCCCCGCACTGGAACAATCTCAGGATCCTAATCATGACACTTCTTAAATCCACCATCGCATCGCTCGCACTGATTTTCGCTTCCGCTACTGGATCAGCGCAGGCAAACACCTACCACCATATCGACCAGTTGGCGCTGAAGATCGAACGCGAGTCAAAGCAACTTGTCTACGAGACTCGGCTTTACGTTCACACACCCGAGTACGGTCACTTGGTTTCGGATTCGCGAGAAATGGCGACGTTGGCTCACCACCTGCATGATGTCGCCCACAGTGAAGGCGAGTCGTTTCACTTGGAATCCGATTTGGCTCAGTTGGATGCAAAATTCCATCACTTAGAATCGCTGGTCGATGCGATTGAACACCGTGCAGCCTACGGCGACGGTCACATTCACGGTGGCACCTCGCATGTGAAACGATTGCTCAATTCGATCGAGGACAGTATCCATCACTTGCAAGACGATCTGCGTTCGCTTCGTACGGCAAGCCACCGCGCCCCGGTCGTTGTTCGTCGCCCCGTCTACGCACCGTCGTACTACCGACAATCGCCGCACGCTGTCCCGGCACCGGTTGTTGTGCCAAGTCATCGTGGTCATTCGGATCACGGCCATAGTCCGGGTCGACGCACGACGCGAACGATTAGCCTTGGAAACGGACGCTTCTCGTTCAGTTT harbors:
- a CDS encoding DUF1552 domain-containing protein, with amino-acid sequence MNPTSTSLTRRRFLRASGLSLALPMLPSLAGSARAAAETEAAAEATRLCYVYVPNGVNMKHWRPEGEGADFTFNRSTKSLEPFRDSMRFITGLEHREAYIHNDGAGDHARAHASFLTAARPHKTSGADIHVGVSADQLVAQQIGSQTRLPSLELSCDGVRTSGECDSGYSCAYQYNLAWADEQTPVAPESNPRLVFERLFGEGSHGERAANFARRQTKQESVIDFLRDEAEFLNRSLGSDDRRKVDEYLTGIREIETRIEKTERFGMPVDPDYATPAGIPDSYREHIRLMMDVMALALASNTTRVSTLMLAHDGSNRSFKEIEIGDGHHDLSHHKKDEERLEKIAKIDTFYCEQLAYLLATMKSHQFGNQTTLLDNTLLVYGSGLCDGDRHNHDDLPIIFAGGGAKGIKNGTHQRLAASTPMANLHLELINRMGVAKDEFGDSTSQFPLA
- a CDS encoding DUF1592 domain-containing protein — encoded protein: MMPANPHRNFRPRTFLTAVCPATMFLAFIVGAPAIESANGEQLTDIETLRHRFEDSCFGCHGDGADEGGFSFDALADGSYGDDTMKRWEAVWKNIRAETMPPADEFQPEPDERREWVDWIQKEVFRLDTNNIDPGKVVLRRLNRSEYRETIQQLTGVNFDGNEAFPADDTGYGFDTIGEVLHISPVVLEKYLLAAESIIHDTIPLEGATPPEQRFWSDHLHLDSPEGEQSKTVKFDQSRDFHLVETLKKPGDYEIAVRWEVNGAWTNTGENADLILLHHVDKENTVEIGKAKAGFFFETKGDLRGKVTVTDKPLHVSIRFKPLPRDADAKTLPEAEDASYSFRISNANVVGPLNADEREYRKGSKILVGGPPPIDADEEVLDQMSRVVLERFALRAFRRPIDDRSLDRLVAIARETRTAPDSGYEHGLAASLKLILASPRFLFRIENSISPNQLTSIPPNTPVSALGDPIDDYALATRMSYFLWGGPPDDELLRLAGEGKLRQELDAQIKRMIGDEWRMRTGVSNFVGQWLKTRDVTSVSIDVRRVLAYRGDEKDFSWQVRDSMKQETETLFRYLIEENRPIEELLNANYSFLNEPLAKFYGIDGVKGDQMRKVDLPADSHRKGILTHGSMLLVTSNPTRTSPVKRGLFILENLLGTPAPPAPPNVPALEDSKSGDMKNASLREILEFHRREPMCASCHRRMDPLGLALENYNAIGQYREMELGLPGRRGREAEPDKEIDPTGVLMTGEKFSSVVELADVLANDRREDFYRCLTEKMLVFALGRGLTFGDATTVDQIVAKLKADDGQMQTLIESIIRSVPFTHQPKSDSVALISAD